In Nicotiana tabacum cultivar K326 chromosome 17, ASM71507v2, whole genome shotgun sequence, one DNA window encodes the following:
- the LOC107802178 gene encoding protein MALE DISCOVERER 2, which translates to MGGRWNTYGIKLSYLALLIIVLDIRGCCSLNSEGLALLRFRVKVDSDPYGILENWNPDHCDPCVWSGVQCKDGKVQMLDLHGYSLKGILTPELGNLTHLKSLVLSENHLFGPIPKEFGRLRMLEVLDLRDNKLSGRIPAVIGDLQSLRRLLICDNNFKGKVPVEIWKLHLLSEFQIDDYLTSGVASGNGCINRKLGHCIRRGSLRRFKTIGSFIRPIKGTLTCYLSFFTLFPGFLGDHADLCSDNLQGSLRPHFIHAVQNQGNTVRRKLVEQSSNLAAVPANGGKPLGPIVPMPSSRSSGSFRALPNTEGTPPPPLPTIPSSPRQHEPQTPQGHSNGAVKQPTAGHAPPGRKSASTWKYIGIGIGAFLVVIFVCLIFICKSKAVQTIGPWKTGLSGQLQKAFITGVPKLNRSELVTACEEFSNIICNQDTFTVYKGTLSNGVEIAVVSTPINSLKDWSKRSELAFRKKIDSLSRINHKNFTNLIGYCEEDEPFTRMMVFEYAPNGTLFEHLHVEEADPLDWPARMRAIMGTAYCLEYMHNLNPPLYHSDVNSQTIFFPQITELAFWSEILVKSKSASGDIENSELPPLADPDTNVYSFGILLLEVISGKSPYSERESLLNSAEQYLNDKQNLSSLVDPTLKAFKNNELMVICEVIRECLREDQRKRPTIKEVVTKLREAIDISPEAAVPSLSPLWWAELEILSSEAA; encoded by the exons ATGGGGGGTAGATGGAATACATATGGAATCAAGTTATCGTATCTTGCTCTTTTGATTATCGTTTTGGACATTCGCGGTTGTTGTTCTCTTAATTCTGAAG GATTGGCATTACTGAGATTCCGAGTGAAAGTGGATTCTGATCCATATGGCATTCTTGAAAACTGGAATCCAGATCATTGTGACCCATGCGTGTGGTCTGGTGTCCAGTGTAAGGATGGTAAAGTGCAAATGTT GGACCTTCACGGATATTCATTGAAAGGAATACTCACACCAGAACTTGGAAATCTCACTCACTTAAAATCACT TGTGCTTTCTGAAAACCATCTCTTTGGTCCTATTCCTAAAGAATTTGGACGTCTCAGAATGCTGGAGGTGCTTGACTTGAGGGATAATAAGTTGAGTGGAAGAATTCCAGCAGTAATAGGAGATTTGCAATCACTTAGAAGATT GTTGATTTGTGACAATAACTTCAAAGGGAAGGTTCCTGTGGAAATTTGGAAGCTTCATCTGCTCTCAGAATTTCAAATTGATGATTACCTCACCTCTGGTGTTGCTTCCGGAAATGGCTGCATAAACAGAAAACTTGGGCATTG CATCAGGCGTGGAAGTTTGAGACGATTTAAGACCATAGGCTCCTTTATCAGACCAATTAAAGGGACGCTAACGTGTTATCTTAGTTTCTTCACACT GTTCCCTGGCTTTTTGGGTGATCATGCAGACTTATGCTCTGACAACCTGCAAG GTTCACTAAGGCCTCACTTCATCCACGCTGTACAGAACCAAGGAAACACTGTACGTCGTAAGTTAGTTGAACAATCCAGTAACCTTGCTGCTGTTCCTGCAAATGGAGGGAAACCATTAGGACCTATTGTTCCTATGCCAAGCAGCAGAAGTAGTGGTTCCTTTCGTGCTTTACCAAATACTGAGGgaactcctcctcctcctcttccgaCTATACCATCCTCACCTCGACAACATGAGCCTCAAACTCCTCAGGGACACTCTAATGGTGCCGTTAAACAGCCAACTGCTGGTCATGCCCCACCTGGTAGAAAATCTGCAAGTACATGGAAGTATATAGGAATTGGCATTGGGGCTTTTCTGGTTGTTATTTTTGTGTGTCTGATCTTCATCTGCAAGAGCAAAGCTGTGCAAACAATAGGCCCTTGGAAGACTGGATTGAGTGGACAGCTGCAGAAAGCATTTATTACAG GGGTCCCAAAACTAAATAGGTCCGAGCTTGTAACTGCATGCGAGGAATTTAGCAACATCATTTGCAATCAAGATACATTTACTGTCTACAAGGGAACTCTATCCAATGGAGTAGAGATTGCTGTTGTGTCAACTCCTataaattctctgaaagattggTCCAAACGTTCTGAATTGGCCTTCAGGAAGAAG ATCGATTCACTTTCAAGGATAAACCACAAGAATTTTACTAATCTAATTGGATACTGTGAGGAGGATGAACCTTTCACAAGGATGATGGTCTTTGAGTATGCTCCAAATGGAACTCTTTTCGAGCATCTGCATG TTGAAGAAGCTGACCCTCTTGACTGGCCTGCAAGAATGAGAGCTATAATGGGGACAGCATATTGTCTTGAGTACATGCACAATTTGAATCCTCCATTGTACCATTCTGATGTGAATTCACAGACGA TTTTTTTTCCTCAGATTACAGAGCTTGCTTTCTGGTCTGAAATACTAGTCAAGTCAAAGTCCGCCAGTGGTGATATAGAAAACTCTGAACTGCCACCACTTGCTGATCCCGACACAAATGTCTATAGTTTTGGGATCTTGTTGCTGGAAGTAATTTCTGGAAAGTCGCCTTACTCAGAACGAGAGTCTCTTTTGAACTCG GCGGAGCAATACCTTAATGATAAGCAGAACCTGAGCAGCTTGGTTGATCCAACATTGAAGGCCTTCAAAAATAATGAGCTTATGGTTATATGTGAGGTAATAAGAGAATGTCTTCGAGAAGATCAAAGGAAAAGACCAACTATAAAGGAAGTCGTTACAAAGCTAAGGGAAGCGATTGATATATCACCTGAGGCTGCAGTTCCAAGTCTATCTCCCCTCTGGTGGGCTGAACTCGAGATTCTATCCTCTGAGGCAGCTTAA
- the LOC107802177 gene encoding protein DOG1-like 4, producing the protein MTAHHKDYYTAKWAAAHEDILSFFNPVWLSPLENAYLWVTGWKPSMAFRLLVGATSELSDEQVKSIDALKVKIRAEEERVEREMERQQVALGDRKMVELARLNSSTRVRTSGCTSDSHLNNQLDGLVEVALKGLMISLERVMKMADCVRLKTLKGLLDILNPTQCVGLLAAITMLQIQMRKWGRKKENLRS; encoded by the coding sequence ATGACCGCACATCACAAAGACTACTATACTGCCAAATGGGCAGCGGCACATGAAGATATCTTGTCATTTTTCAATCCAGTTTGGTTAAGCCCTTTGGAAAATGCATACTTATGGGTCACTGGCTGGAAGCCATCAATGGCCTTTCGCCTGCTAGTTGGTGCTACTTCCGAGTTGAGTGATGAACAGGTGAAGAGTATTGATGCTTTGAAGGTGAAAATTAGAGCAGAGGAAGAGAGAGTAGAAAGAGAAATGGAAAGGCAACAAGTGGCTTTGGGAGATAGAAAAATGGTGGAATTGGCAAGGTTAAATAGCAGTACTAGAGTGAGAACAAGTGGTTGCACTAGTGACTCTCACTTAAATAATCAGTTGGATGGGCTAGTAGAGGTGGCGTTGAAAGGATTAATGATAAGTTTAGAGAGGGTGATGAAAATGGCTGATTGCGTTAGGCTTAAGACGTTGAAGGGCTTGTTGGATATCTTGAATCCTACACAGTGTGTGGGTCTCTTGGCTGCTATTACGATGCTTCAAATACAGATGAGGAAATGGGgcagaaaaaaagaaaatcttcGCAGTTAG